TGGTTCAGGGCATAATACTCAGATATTTAACAGGTGCATGCAAAGACACGAGGTAAACAAAGGTCCCCAAGAAAAGGATCCAGACAATCAGTGGAAACACTTAACCGACCTCCCGTGGAAGCAGCGACTAGTAGCCAGCCCATGAGCCCAGCCTCCAGGTGCTCCTCCTGGGATGCCACCAACTTGCCAAGAGTCCGGCTCCTCTTTGGGGGGAAAGTGCGTGGGAGAGCGTTGCTTTGTGCCTTGCTCAGTGCCAGTGAGGTTATCAGTACGCAGACTTTTGCAGTTGTGGGCTCTGGATTTTGGGGGACTGCTCCCTATTTGGTAGGTGAAGCTCCTCCTGTCCTGTAGCGCCTAACCCGTGCGACCCCgcgctactgctgctgctgctgccgccgctGCTGTCGTGCAACTTGCGCATATGTTTCTTTAAGTCAAAGTTCCTACAGAAGCCTTTGCCGCAGGTGGGGCAGGTGAAGGGTTTCTTGTCGTTGTGCGTGTGCATGTGGAAGGTCAGATTGTAGATCTGATGGAAAGCTTTGTTGCAGATATTGCACTTGAACTGCTTCTCCCCGCTGTGAGTGAGCTTGTGATTCTTGTAATTACCTGGGAACGAGGAACAAGAGCAGCGATGTGAGTGTCAGGCTAAACAGGCTAAGTGGCGCCACAAGCGATCGTTACCCAATAAAGCTGCCCCTCACTGTAGGGACTTGTCTTCCCAAATCTCAAGTGCCATTAGTCCCGAGTCTCCGCCAAATGGAGCCAGTGACACAGCAATGTCCAACTCTACCTACACACAAATCCCAACCTTTATAGCAGCCGTTAATATGACCAATAGCTTATGCGACCCCCGTACCTTTCTGGTGGAAGCCCTTGCCGCAGAATTCACACACAAATGGCTTGTAGCCGGCGTGGATCCGGGTGTGAGTGTTCAGCGTGGAACTTCGGTTGAAAGCTTTTCCGCACTGGTTGCACTTGTGGGGCTTCTCCTGCAATAAACGTACAGCGTCATTAATCCTTCCCTGCGCCAACACTTCATTCACACCCGAGTAACACACACCCGTCCTCCCTTTGTACCcacagcctttattttttaaaccgATGTAAAATACACGCTTTCTATTTATATGGTCTGATATATTTATATGGCCAAATATCTGCGGGTTTATTTACTACTGGAACTGGATAAAAGAGATTTCTTCAACTCGCGCTCagaaaaaatattctgttttcaagtattcagttttttttagccattttcaaTGTGTATTCTATATCATTGATCTATCCTTGCTTATATCAGTTCCCTTCCAGTTTATCTACATCAACGTCACAATTATTCTGTCTATCcaaactgtctgtctgtctcattATATTGTGCGTATTTATATTGCGCTAAGTTTACGCGCAGCATTTCATTACAAACAGTATTTAAATTCAAGAGAGAGGTGGAACAAGCATTGCAATAAATAGTTATACACTTAGAAAAGATAAAGTGCCGCCTGATACGAGAACATTAGGAGTCCCCTGATCTGTAGAGCTTACGATCTCTTGTATCTGTCCCGTGTCAGTACCTGGGTGTGGATAATCTTGTGGCGGCACAGGGTGCTCGCTTGCCTGAATCCTTTGCCACAGATCTTGCAGACAAAGGGCCGGGCCCCTGTGTGTACTGGCATGTGCCGAGTCAGGTTGTAGTGAGCGTTAAACACCTTTAAAAAGAGACAGAGATGTTTACTGTCGGTAAAGATGCTGGTGGGAGTCAGAGCCtggacagataagaaatgtataaagagACTTGCCTTTCCACATACTTCACACGTGAAAACTTTGGGTTTGCTGCTGGAGGAAGCGCTGCTGAATTTGGCTGAAGTTTTAAAAGTGATCTTGTCTGAGAAGGAGTGAGGCCCTTCCTTCATGTAGTGCTGGAACTGAGCTTGGGACAAGTCCTTAAATGTCACCCCTGAAGAAAACTTCTCCACAGAAGGAACCAGCAGCTTGTTCCTCTCAGCCAGATAAGATTTGGGGGCATGGTGCAAGGGAGAGCCTAAGAAGTAAGAGGCCACGGGGTGGATATTGATACTGGCTGGCGGGTGGCACTGGCTGTCCCCCCTGTTAAAATAACAgaatgctgcccccatggcatGGAACGAGGAGTGATTTACCACCCGAGGTCTCACCAGTTTGTACTGCTGCAGAGGCACAGCTTCACGCGGAAAGTCGCCCTTCAGGGTCAGGGCACAGTTCAGCAGATCACTGCAGCTAAATGGGGGAGAGGAATCCAAATGACTTTTCCTCAGCTCAGCACCGGAGATGCCAATTTTGGGACAGTGGTCATAAGCTACAGGGACAAAAGGGATCATGCAAGGTATGGACGAGGAGTTGATATGGAGGGCTTGTTTTGGGTCCCCTTTGGGCACAGAACCTTGCAGCAGACTGGGGACTGGGAGGCATTTGGGCTCAGGAGTTCTCGACATGATCCGCTCAATAGAGAAAGCAAGTGGTTTGGCCCCGCTGATCATGGTGACCCTGTTGGAAAGAGCTTCTCTGGACGCTTGAGATGGGAACATTTTGGTTGTCTTGTGCTGAAGGCTACTGTCCATGTCTTGGCTGTGGGATGAGAAGAAGTGTCCTTCTCAGTATACCAGCTTTCCTCCTTGTCAATGTTTCCCAGCGAGGGGTGTAGCCATTAGCATGTGGGTACTGAGCACAAGGACCATTATCAGCCCAGTGGACACATGCCAATCCATTAGAGATTACATGGAGAACGAGACACCGGGGCAATCACTGCTCATTGCTACCAGGCCTGCTCAATGGGAAGTGTTGTGTCAATAGCGCAGCAAAGATCTCACCAATCGTTAACTTCCAAGAGGAGAAGGTAAACTAGATAATTGCTCAATTCGTTTCCAAcagccaacaaaaaaaaaactttccccccACTAAGCGACTACTTTTATTGGCGATTAGAGTCACCCGCCCAGAGAGGGAGGAGGCGCCTCCTATGCTGACAGTTTGGTGCTGCTGCTGGGAGTCTGGGGcaactcctcttcttcttcttcttcttcttcttcttcatctatGTGAGATCAGCCTGCGCCATATGATTCGTGTACACCTGCTAGTCCGGGCTGTGCCTGACCAGGGGAGCAAACTGACAGATGTTTGTTCTTCTACCAACGCTCTGCACTTTTCTGTGTGCTGCAGACACCTAGACCCCCACCCTGGCCCTACATTTCCCTGCTTACTCCATAACTGTTCATTTCATTTCCCTGCTTACTCCTTAACTGTTACATTTAATTTCCCTGCTTACTCCATAACTAACTGCTACATTTAATTTCCCTGCTTACTGTTACATTTCAGGTGCGCGTTTGGATGTGGCCAGTGTGCCATTCATGCCAAAAACAATCTATTCCTTTCTAATGCACACATTCAAAACTTGTCTTCAGACAGCTCGGTTTTAGTAGCCGAAATAAATGTCACATCCTGGAATTTAGTTATGGAAACTCTTAAAAAGGCATTTTAAGCCCCATTAACTTCCAGCATCCCATGCACCTTTATCTGGGCCTGGATCCCTATGAGACAaaagttcctttaaattaaatatatattatactctCTGTCTAATA
Above is a genomic segment from Xenopus laevis strain J_2021 chromosome 3L, Xenopus_laevis_v10.1, whole genome shotgun sequence containing:
- the fezf1.L gene encoding fez family zinc finger protein 1 → MDSSLQHKTTKMFPSQASREALSNRVTMISGAKPLAFSIERIMSRTPEPKCLPVPSLLQGSVPKGDPKQALHINSSSIPCMIPFVPVAYDHCPKIGISGAELRKSHLDSSPPFSCSDLLNCALTLKGDFPREAVPLQQYKLVRPRVVNHSSFHAMGAAFCYFNRGDSQCHPPASINIHPVASYFLGSPLHHAPKSYLAERNKLLVPSVEKFSSGVTFKDLSQAQFQHYMKEGPHSFSDKITFKTSAKFSSASSSSKPKVFTCEVCGKVFNAHYNLTRHMPVHTGARPFVCKICGKGFRQASTLCRHKIIHTQEKPHKCNQCGKAFNRSSTLNTHTRIHAGYKPFVCEFCGKGFHQKGNYKNHKLTHSGEKQFKCNICNKAFHQIYNLTFHMHTHNDKKPFTCPTCGKGFCRNFDLKKHMRKLHDSSGGSSSSSSAGSHGLGATGQEELHLPNREQSPKIQSPQLQKSAY